One region of Vanessa cardui chromosome 20, ilVanCard2.1, whole genome shotgun sequence genomic DNA includes:
- the LOC124538620 gene encoding rap guanine nucleotide exchange factor 2 has product MLRGGRGGRHSPELYPHTLKCSNASDTSSAYSGSDTMTSVHSSLDMDMEVDLSGLLESIVDSDEEEDLEESMDSLTVRDAVRECLEKDPSERTDEDIEILLEFTQHLKAFTNMTLTVRRALCAVMVFAVVEKAETVVMNDGEEHDSWSVLINGQVGIEHQNGEIEYLNVGDSFGMAEATLEKLYHRGVMTTRCDDCQFVCVTQTDYYRILHQGEENIRRHENECGVLVLVTEYRGAAGESGHQQGHVVIRGTPEHLMLQLIEDNSRDSTYVEDFLLTHRTFIESPLVVAKQLLAWFSEPSVRDKVTRVVLLWVNNHFTDFETDPNMMEFLEEFETVLEREKMESQLNLLNIACSAKARTRNVTLSRPSRDEPLNFTILGGYERRYGIFVLKVEKHSKAEDVGLKRGDQIIEVNCQSFQHVSHAKAMEIITGSTHLSITVKSNLLAFKHMLSMPENSPRQRSCANMVRWQADPRARLSTAELLSDDPITLTPVFQSPTKKPQPLNIKKETQKGFMTLGPKRRLQKALMKMNILPKNTITDGIHSDDSILSNSETLNKATSTSFYNSHSNPDLISICYDDYQSSDYPEHVLKVYRGDQTCKYLLVHKETTAREVVMLTLQEFGITDPSSNFSLCEVSVAQGGIIKQHRLPDQLQNLAERIGLSSRYYLKTNGVSETLVLDEMAPELLRESVVHFLQLNAVEVAVQLTLQDFCIFRQIESTEYVDDLFELKSRYGTPMLSQFSGLVNKEMFWVVTEVVNEQNLVRRSKIIKQFIKVARHCKECKNFNSMFAIISGLGHGAVSRLRMTWEKLPTKYNKLFFDLQMLMDPSRNMSKYRQLVTTEQGRSPVIPFYPVVRKDLTFIHLGNDTKVEGMVNFEKLRMIAKEVRTLTNMCNAPYDLLTLLELGKQPPSNAMVALNQLTTGVQQGQVTVKRRKKSSNVPNPKKMFEEAQMVRRVKAYLNRMHVETDEERLHALSLECEGAGPAPTVPRRRHPSPSLSTTSSASSASESKKSFAGNKFGAASPQAVRKLLALSEPAKTRPHQPRPPPSGPSPCSHRRDGAGPGICCSRAAHERSHSDTPTPLPVDLSAESSSVTSLVNLPLRKTGSATSSDSGHGSCTTAHCVRPVPPPRMPYTLAAQVARLERLSRAHSHEGVTRSYDYYHDAPDDEDDDQQVSAV; this is encoded by the coding sequence ATGTTGAGAGGTGGGCGCGGTGGCCGTCACAGTCCAGAGCTGTACCCCCACACACTCAAGTGCTCTAATGCGAGTGACACTAGCTCGGCATACAGTGGCAGTGACACCATGACTTCGGTACACAGTTCTTTAGATATGGACATGGAAGTAGATCTATCTGGCCTCCTAGAGTCTATTGTAGATTCTGATGAAGAAGAAGATTTGGAGGAGAGCATGGACAGTTTGACTGTCCGAGATGCTGTTAGAGAATGTCTTGAAAAAGATCCAAGTGAAAGAACAGATGAAGATATAGAAATTCTTCTTGAATTCACACAGCATTTAAAAGCTTTTACTAATATGACTCTTACAGTTAGGAGGGCTCTCTGTGCTGTCATGGTTTTTGCTGTTGTAGAAAAAGCTGAGACTGTTGTGATGAATGATGGTGAAGAACATGATTCATGGTCAGTTCTCATAAATGGTCAGGTTGGAATTGAGCATCAGAATGGAGAAATAGAATACCTTAATGTTGGTGACAGCTTTGGTATGGCAGAAGCTACTTTAGAAAAATTGTATCATAGAGGGGTAATGACAACTAGATGTGACGATTGTCAGTTTGTTTGTGTCACTCAAACTGATTACTACCGCATTTTACATCAAGGTGAAGAAAATATAAGGCGTCATGAAAATGAATGTGGTGTTTTAGTCTTAGTTACTGAATATAGAGGCGCTGCAGGAGAATCAGGACACCAGCAAGGACATGTCGTCATTAGAGGAACACCTGAGCATTTGATGTTACAGCTCATTGAAGACAATTCCCGTGATTCTACTTATGTTGAAGATTTCTTATTGACTCACAGAACTTTTATAGAAAGTCCTCTGGTTGTTGCCAAACAGTTGCTTGCCTGGTTTTCTGAACCTTCAGTCCGTGATAAAGTAACACGAGTGGTATTGTTGTGGGTAAATAATCATTTCACAGATTTTGAAACAGATCCAAACATGATGGAATTTTTAGAGGAATTTGAGACTGTGTTGGAACGTGAGAAAATGGAAAGtcaacttaatttattaaacatagcTTGTTCTGCTAAGGCAAGAACAAGGAATGTTACATTATCACGCCCATCTCGAGATGAACCACTCAATTTTACCATTTTAGGAGGCTATGAGAGAAGATatggtatttttgttttaaaagtagaAAAACATTCTAAGGCTGAAGATGTAGGATTGAAAAGAGGTGATCAAATTATAGAGGTCAACTGTCAATCTTTTCAACATGTCAGTCATGCAAAAGCAATGGAAATTATAACAGGATCAACACACTTAAGCATCacagtaaaaagtaatttattagcCTTTAAGCATATGCTGTCAATGCCGGAAAACTCTCCTAGGCAGAGAAGTTGTGCCAATATGGTTCGTTGGCAAGCTGACCCTAGAGCAAGATTATCTACTGCAGAGCTACTCAGTGATGACCCTATTACACTCACACCAGTTTTCCAATCTCCTACCAAAAAACCTCAACCACTTAACATTAAGAAAGAAACACAAAAAGGCTTTATGACTTTAGGCCCTAAAAGAAGATTACAAAAAGCTTTAATGAAGATGAATATTCTACCAAAAAATACTATCACTGATGGTATACACAGTGATGATAGTATTCTTTCTAATTCAGAAACTTTAAACAAAGCTACTAGCACATCATTCTATAATTCACATAGCAATCCTGATTTAATATCTATCTGTTATGATGATTACCAATCTTCAGATTATCCTGAACATGTACTCAAAGTATACAGAGGTGATCAGACATGTAAATATTTGCTGGTTCATAAAGAGACAACAGCTAGGGAGGTTGTAATGCTTACCTTACAAGAATTTGGTATCACTGATCCCAGTTCGAACTTTTCACTTTGTGAAGTATCCGTTGCACAAGGAGGTATTATAAAACAGCACAGACTTCCAGATCAATTACAAAATCTTGCTGAACGTATTGGCCTCAGTTCCAGGTactatttgaaaacaaatgGAGTAAGTGAAACATTAGTACTTGACGAAATGGCACCAGAGCTACTGAGAGAAAGTGTAGTACATTTTTTGCAGTTGAATGCTGTTGAAGTTGCTGTTCAATTAACTTTgcaagatttttgtatatttcgACAAATAGAGAGTACAGAGTATGTTGATGATCTCTTTGAATTGAAGAGCAGATATGGCACACCCATGCTATCACAATTTTCAGGacttgtaaataaagaaatgttttgGGTTGTCACTGAAGTGGTCAATGAACAAAACCTTGTAAGGAGATCAAAAATCataaaacagtttattaaaGTAGCTCGACACTGCAAAGAAtgcaaaaattttaattccatGTTTGCAATCATATCTGGCTTAGGACATGGTGCTGTATCCAGATTAAGAATGACTTGGGAAAAATTACCTACAAAATACAACAAGCTTTTCTTTGATTTACAAATGCTTATGGATCCTTCACGGAACATGTCGAAATATCGGCAACTAGTAACAACTGAACAAGGTAGATCTCCAGTGATTCCATTTTACCCAGTTGTTAGAAAAGATTTAACGTTTATACACCTTGGAAATGATACAAAGGTGGAAGGTATggttaattttgaaaaattgagAATGATAGCTAAGGAGGTGAGGACACTGACAAACATGTGCAATGCTCCTTATGATCTTCTTACATTATTGGAGTTGGGAAAACAGCCACCTTCGAATGCTATGGTAGCATTGAATCAACTCACGACAGGTGTTCAACAAGGTCAAGTTACGGTAAAAAGAAGGAAAAAGTCATCAAATGTCCCTAAccctaaaaaaatgtttgaagaaGCACAAATGGTTCGTCGCGTCAAGGCGTATCTCAATCGAATGCATGTCGAAACAGATGAAGAACGTCTTCATGCTTTGTCATTAGAATGTGAAGGCGCTGGTCCGGCACCGACGGTACCACGTAGACGGCATCCTTCGCCATCATTGTCAACAACCAGCAGTGCCTCATCAGCTAGTGAAAGTAAGAAAAGCTTTGCTGGAAATAAATTTGGAGCTGCTTCTCCCCAAGCTGTTCGAAAATTATTAGCTTTATCAGAGCCTGCTAAAACAAGGCCGCATCAACCTAGACCACCACCATCAGGTCCTTCGCCATGTTCGCATCGACGTGATGGTGCCGGTCCAGGTATATGTTGTTCGCGCGCAGCACATGAGCGATCACATTCTGATACACCAACACCACTGCCAGTCGATTTATCAGCAGAAAGTAGTAGCGTGACGTCTTTAGTAAACTTGCCATTAAGAAAAACTGGTTCAGCTACTTCAAGTGACAGTGGCCACGGGTCATGTACAACGGCCCATTGCGTGAGGCCGGTTCCCCCACCTAGAATGCCCTATACATTAGCCGCGCAGGTGGCGCGCTTAGAGCGGCTAAGTCGTGCGCATTCACACGAAGGCGTCACTCGTTCTTATGATTATTACCACGATGCGCCAGATGACGAAGATGACGATCAGCAGGTTTCTGctgtttga
- the LOC124538621 gene encoding polyglutamine-binding protein 1, with translation MPLPPALAARLAKRGLIRPNTNKDVLSESPQTQVNEEIIAEDYDNKPDELSSKEHFWEGIEGVNVDPIRGHKGCPNKSNIYHECSKFCVKTWKQGKVAPSEKYLELKRKVLEIWPLPPGWEEVYDEGTGHFYFWNVHNNIVSWLPPTHPRAVPSECAAHLREERLLREGDESDDSSEASDQEVPQQHYKEKRQERKEREREMVHHRDKRRHRVRDNDLDPMDPASYSDIPRGNWTAGLDAHAKTGVDSTASGSLYQMRPYPAPGAILAANAKQISPPPSPH, from the coding sequence ATGCCGTTACCTCCTGCGCTTGCTGCGCGTCTAGCTAAACGAGGCTTAATAAGACCAAACACAAACAAGGATGTGTTAAGCGAGTCTCCTCAGACTCAAGTAAATGAAGAAATTATTGCAGAAGATTACGATAATAAACCTGATGAATTAAGCTCTAAGGAACATTTTTGGGAAGGAATCGAAGGTGTAAATGTAGATCCCATTAGAGGCCACAAGGGTTGCCCTAACAAGAGTAATATTTATCATGAGTGTTCCAAATTTTGTGTTAAAACATGGAAACAAGGAAAAGTTGCACCAAGTGAAAAGTATTTGGAATTAAAGAGAAAAGTATTAGAAATATGGCCATTGCCACCCGGCTGGGAAGAGGTATATGATGAAGGAActggtcatttttatttctggAATGTTCATAACAACATCGTTTCTTGGTTACCACCGACACACCCTCGAGCTGTGCCAAGTGAATGTGCTGCACATTTACGTGAAGAACGATTATTGAGAGAAGGGGATGAGAGTGACGATAGCAGTGAGGCATCTGATCAAGAGGTACCGCAACAACATTACAAAGAGAAAAGACAAGAACGTAAAGAGCGAGAAAGAGAGATGGTACACCATAGAGACAAAAGGAGGCATAGAGTCAGAGACAATGACTTGGACCCAATGGACCCTGCTTCATATTCTGACATTCCTAGAGGTAATTGGACGGCAGGCTTAGATGCCCATGCTAAAACTGGAGTTGATTCAACTGCTTCAGGTTCTTTATATCAAATGAGGCCTTATCCAGCACCAGGAGCAATTCTTGCAGCTAATGCTAAGCAAATTTCACCACCCCCTTCaccacattaa
- the LOC124538622 gene encoding diphthine methyl ester synthase: MFYLIGLGLGDAKDITVKGLEIIQKCDKVLLEGYTSILTVGKEVLEKFYGRPLIVADRELCESNIDDILKEAKEKDIALLVVGDPLGATTHTDMLLRAKEFEVETQIVHNASIMNAVSCCGLQLYNFGETVSIPFWTDTWKPDSFFDKILGNYKRNLHTLCLLDIKVKEPTEESLTKKIRQYMDPKFMSVKEAANQIVQIINNLPEKTDIGTDSLAIGLSRVGSLDQKIMATTLEDMQQVELGPPLHSLVIPAPNLHPLELDYLAQFR, encoded by the exons atGTTTTACTTAATTGGGTTAGGTCTTGGTGATGCCAAAGATATAACTGTAAAGGGTTtggaaattatacaaaaatgtgaTAAAGTTTTATTAGAGGGTTATACTTCTATACTGACTGTAGGAAAGGAAGTTTTG GAAAAGTTTTATGGCAGACCTTTGATTGTAGCAGATCGGGAACTGTGTGAAAGTAATATTGATGATATTTTGAAAGAAGCAAAAGAAAAAGACATAGCACTTTTGGTAGTTGGTGATCCCTTAGGTGCCACAACACACACAGACATGCTACTGCGTGCTAAAGAATTTGAAGTTGAAACACAG ATTGTTCATAATGCATCAATCATGAATGCTGTGAGTTGCTGTGGACTGCAACTTTATAATTTTGGTGAAACAGTTTCAATTCCATTTTGGACAGACACTTGGAAACCAGAtagtttttttgataaaatacttGGAAACTATAAGAGAAATTTGCACACACTGTGCCTTTTAg atATTAAGGTAAAGGAACCTACGGAAGAATCATTAACAAAGAAGATACGTCAGTATATGGATCCCAAATTCATGTCAGTCAAAGAAGCAGCTAATCAAATAgtccaaataattaataaccttCCAGAAAAGACAG ATATAGGAACAGATAGTCTAGCAATTGGTTTATCAAGAGTTGGATCACTCGATCAGAAAATTATGGCAACGACTTTGGAAGACATGCAACAAGTAGAACTTGGTCCACCATTACACAGCCTAGTCATTCCTGCACCTAACTTGCACCCACTCGAGCTTGACTATCTCGCCCAATTTCGATAA
- the LOC124538550 gene encoding uncharacterized protein LOC124538550, translated as MNTRSSRVYATPVPKMPPGLVELMEGLAREVLKNNPTEVYEFCAEHMHKLLQIRDGPTTKVTLTLQQKIAKATTKIRKREAQRRDEFDKKMQLIQHVQNEQYLSDNMVKKNDTDAEQYIQENIVKIPQNHLTGNIEHELIVGAKQVDNVINIPTSDLIPEDNIELSKESQNVKQFKSDLDKPTKIEVESSEIKQNEGTDDNGTEVNCYENNDNLSKCLDSQNERNVSKDTTNFDEQSYLNTSKPKNIEDNDITVVDVINDNKIHPNILKDNTEPVDCKEANNAFNELSNSSTVINIAEHKGLSVNNDSIPKDKQEEEENSYKVDTIVEMTEGENSTSINKDISNDITVKENDTEGNNYEITESVNKDNLNDKVSDEPTESELKNKYGESHGNVNNSSMDLETAAVTIQKVFRSFLFRNKTSSIDDSTNIYMNLLIEDKEKKDDEVASNNNAIKDRRSLGISRMDTVLQTVNEEKSLSLSTDDSSTLSSAATIIQAHVRGFLVRNNFNHNKTASSTSGIDSDAQSMTSLEGDVDGRKNKTVLNIHIVPEDGHYMSRDESMLTSIDLSLDGSPPNSTNLHPLGYDKSERRKQLKREDAIQSISPPSNNSGKLSEDVDSVKEVLINSDNDNLKCEPTNDLHPLNVNEVHAPTYVLNDDNIPTMINDVGTDAIENNRGSSDDKTNQLNSLSLNSDEMDVVTPFVTIDETVPSDHVENDVKLIHSGECHDVVLPTKVSRNDTSVVRGE; from the exons ATGAATACCAGAAGTTCACGCGTTTATGCCACTCCTGTACCAAAAATGCCTCCTGGTCTTGTGGAGTTGATGGAAGGACTTGCGAGAGAAGTCCTCAAAAATAATCCAACTGAAGTTTATGAGTTTTGCGCTGAGCACATGCACAAGTTACTACAAATAAGAGATGGACCAA CAACGAAAGTCACCCTAACGTTACAACAAAAAATCGCGAAAGCTACTACAAAGATAAGGAAGAGAGAAGCTCAGCGACGTGATGAGTTCGATAAAAAAATGCAGCTAATACAACACGTTCAAAATGAACAATACCTAAGCGATAATATGGTGAAGAAAAATGATACCGATGCTGAGCAGtatattcaagaaaatattgtaaaaattccACAAAACCATCTCACAGGCAACATCGAACATGAACTCATTGTGGGGGCAAAACAAGttgataatgtaataaatattccaacATCCGATTTGATACCAGAAGACAACATTGAACTAAGTAAAGAATCGCAAAACGTTAAGCAATTTAAATCTGATCTTGACAAACCGACCAAAATAGAAGTAGAGTCTTCCGAAATCAAACAAAATGAAGGGACTGATGATAACGGCACTGAAGTAAATTGTTacgaaaataatgataatttgtcAAAATGCTTAGATAGTCAAAATGAACGAAATGTTTCAAAAGATACAACAAATTTCGACGaacaatcttatttaaatacctCTAAGCCTAAAAATATTGAAGACAATGACATTACAGTTGTAGACGTTATCAATGACAACAAAATACATCCCAATATATTGAAAGACAACACTGAACCTGTTGATTGTAAAGAAGCAAATAATGCGTTTAATGAACTTTCAAACTCTAGCACGGTAATAAATATAGCAGAACATAAAGGCTTAAGTGTTAATAATGATAGTATCCCAAAAGATAAACAAGAAGAGGAAGAAAACAGTTACAAGGTAGATACCATAGTAGAAATGACAGAAGGCGAAAACTCAACTTCTATAAACAAAGACATAAGTAACGATATAACAGTCAAAGAAAACGATACAGAAGGAAATAACTATGAAATTACTGAATCAGTTAATAAAGATAATCTAAATGATAAAGTTTCCGATGAACCTACCGAAAGCGAATTAAAAAACAAGTATGGCGAATCACATGGCAATGTTAATAATAGCTCAATGGATTTAGAGACGGCTGCAGTTACCATACAGAAAGTGTTTAGATCATTTCTTTTCAGAAACAAAACTTCTAGTATTGACGATTccactaatatttatatgaatttgctGATTGaagataaagaaaaaaag GATGATGAAGTTGCGTCTAATAACAATGCAATAAAAGATCGAAGGTCCTTAGGAATAAGTAGAATGGATACTGTATTACAAACAGTAAATGAGGAAAAATCCTTATCCTTATCTACTGACGATTCTTCCACTTTATCAAGCGCCGCTACCATAATACAAGCCCATGTAAGAGGTTTTTTAGTCAGAAACAATTTTAATCATAACAAAACAGCATCTAGTACTTCGGGAATTGACTCCGATGCACAATCTATGACTTCCTTAGAAGGTGATGTTGACGGTCGCAAAaacaaaactgttttaaatatacacattGTCCCAGAAGATGGTCATTATATGAGTAGAGATGAAAGTATGCTCACCTCTATCGATTTGTCTTTAGATGGAAGTCCTCCTAATTCGACTAATTTGCATCCCCTAGGTTATGATAAAAGTGAAAGgcgaaaacaattaaaaagagAAGATGCTATTCAATCAATTTCACCTCCCAGTAACAATAGTGGAAAATTAAGTGAGGATGTAGATTCGGTTAAggaagttttaataaatagtgacaatgataatttaaaatgtgaacCTACAAATGACCTTCATCCACTGAATGTCAATGAAGTTCATGCACCAACATACGTATTGAACGATGATAATATTCCAACTATGATAAATGACGTTGGAACAGATGCAATTGAAAACAATAGAGGTAGTTCAGATGATAAAACGAATCAACTAAATTCTCTGTCTCTGAACTCTGATGAAATGGACGTGGTAACTCCGTTTGTTACTATAGATGAAACCGTACCGTCGGATCATGTAGAAAATGacgtaaaattaattcattccGGCGAATGTCACGATGTGGTTCTACCAACAAAGGTGTCCCGGAATGACACATCTGTCGTCCGTGGTGAGTGA
- the LOC124538181 gene encoding serine/threonine-protein phosphatase 2A 56 kDa regulatory subunit epsilon isoform, producing MSSGTFVDRIDPFAKRSMKKKTKKSQGSSRYRNTQDVELQALPLLKDVPSSEQEELFIRKLRQCCVAFDFMDPVADVKGKEIKRATLNELVEYITPGSGVLTEPFYPEIIKMISANLFRTLPPSENPDFDPEEDDPTLEASWPHLQLVYEFFLRFLESSDFQPIIGKKVIDQKFVLQLLDLFDSEDPRERDFLKTVLHRIYGKFLGLRAFIRKQINNIFLRFVYETEHFNGVGELLEILGSIINGFALPLKSEHKQFLVKVLLPLHKVKCLSLYHAQLAYCVVQFLEKDATLTEPVVRGLLKFWPKTCSQKEVMFLGEIEEILDVIEPAQFAKIQEPLFRQIAKCVSSPHFQVAERALYYWNNEYILSLMEENNQVIMPIMFPALYRMSKEHWNQTIVTLVYNVLKTFMEMNSKLFDELTASYKAERQKEKKREKERDELWKRLGEMEISHKRQAAGVAK from the exons ATGTCTTCGGGAACGTTTGTGGATAGGATTGACCCTTTTGCCAAGCGATCGATGAAGAAAAAGACCAAGAAGTCCCAAGGATCCTCGCGTTACCGCAACACGCAGGACGTAGAGCTACAGGCATTGCCCCTTTTAAAAG ATGTTCCAAGCAGTGAACAAGAAGAGCTATTTATTCGCAAACTGCGGCAATGCTGTGTTGCTTTTGATTTTATGGATCCTGTTGCTGACGTGAAGGGGAAAGAGATCAAGCGTGCCACACTCAATGAGCTTGTAGAGTACATCACTCCTGGTAGTGGAGTACTCACTGAACCTTTTTATCCAGAGATCATAAAAAtg ATATCGGCTAACTTATTCCGGACTTTGCCGCCGAGTGAAAATCCCGATTTCGATCCGGAGGAAGATGACCCGACGCTGGAGGCTTCGTGGCCACACCTCCAGCTAGTTTACGAGTTCTTCCTGCGCTTCCTCGAGTCATCTGACTTTCAGCCCATAATCGGCAAGAAGGTCATCGACCAGAAATTTGTTTtgcag CTTTTAGATTTGTTCGACTCTGAGGACCCCCGTGAGCGCGACTTCCTCAAGACCGTACTCCACCGCATCTACGGCAAGTTCTTGGGTCTGCGAGCCTTCATACGAAAACAGATTAACAACATTTTCCTAAGATTCGTCTATGAAACTGAACATTTTAATGGCGTTGGTGAATTACTTGAAATATTGGGAAG TATAATAAACGGGTTCGCTCTGCCGCTGAAGAGCGAGCACAAACAGTTCCTGGTGAAGGTGCTGCTGCCGCTGCACAAGGTGAAGTGCCTGTCGCTGTACCACGCGCAGCTCGCCTACTGCGTCGTGCAGTTCCTCGAGAAGGACGCCACGCTCACCGAGCCCGTTGTGCGCGGACTACTCAAGTTCTGGCCCAAGACCTGCTCGCAGAAAGAG gTCATGTTCCTTGGTGAAATCGAAGAGATTTTGGACGTTATTGAACCAGCACAATTTGCTAAAATCCAAGAGCCACTGTTTAGGCAAATAGCAAAATGTGTGTCTAGTCCACATTTCCAG GTGGCCGAAAGAGCACTCTACTATTGGAACAACGAATATATACTATCACTCATGGAAGAAAACAACCAAGTGATAATGCCAATAATGTTCCCCGCGCTGTATAGGATGAGCAAGGAGCATTGGAACCAGACCATAGTGACGCTCGTGTACAACGTGCTCAAGACCTTCATGGAGATGAACTCGAAACTGTTCGACGAGCTCACTGCGAGTTACAAGGCGGAACGGCAGAA AGAGAAGAAGCGCGAGAAGGAGCGCGACGAGCTGTGGAAGCGGCTGGGCGAAATGGAGATCAGCCACAAGCGCCAGGCGGCGGGCGTGGCCAAGTGA